A single Tuberibacillus sp. Marseille-P3662 DNA region contains:
- the dptG gene encoding DNA phosphorothioation-dependent restriction protein DptG encodes MTTGLLNIDELEKLLQKKHDTGKIGDILPFTTRRTKNIRGNFNEIAGELVRLINDVQLKKSQEAQLEEQLIQQLTDQVETTDSSASFDLKRFINEYLFNNENEIKPMHPHLFNYIKLNKTHQSEFTKYASFIYDALVGNDREIKEVFDNKHSDDLLTELVLEHLDGLEVRNKNQTTYSSLISPIAHYFKEDLEYLSRHRDYFLKTFSLLTHYYMFMYVCQLLFKFERFEAADYNYIDPFYFALEWETISKRRKAASDLEGFRVIKDNTQKLFVHIHTMSHLSYNSFNNENSFMNYRELLDLLEENGQRQQFFDELRVWIHKYCVWANVELKEEPKSLEDAFKNLHECLQQGMNKQACDKFGKNILDIGANEFLKNRGGGIGYVLNANHDFLLLLTAVCVKDQRIPLNKLFEEFNNRGLAFDLHSKKEIINLLDSLNIIDKKSDSGDAQYVKPIL; translated from the coding sequence TTGACGACAGGTCTACTTAATATTGATGAACTGGAAAAACTGTTACAGAAGAAACATGATACAGGGAAAATTGGAGACATACTTCCATTCACAACTAGAAGAACAAAAAATATAAGGGGGAATTTTAATGAAATTGCGGGAGAACTTGTACGATTAATTAACGATGTGCAACTTAAAAAATCGCAAGAAGCCCAGTTAGAAGAGCAATTAATTCAACAACTCACTGACCAAGTTGAAACTACGGATTCATCTGCATCGTTTGATCTAAAACGATTTATTAATGAGTATCTTTTTAACAATGAAAATGAAATAAAACCTATGCACCCGCATTTATTCAATTACATTAAACTAAATAAGACACATCAATCGGAATTTACTAAATATGCGAGTTTTATTTACGATGCGCTAGTAGGAAATGATCGTGAAATCAAAGAAGTTTTTGACAATAAACATTCTGATGATCTTTTAACAGAACTTGTTTTGGAGCATCTTGATGGATTAGAAGTAAGAAATAAAAATCAAACAACTTATAGTTCTTTAATATCACCAATTGCACACTACTTCAAAGAAGATTTGGAGTATCTAAGTAGGCATAGAGACTACTTTTTAAAGACTTTCTCATTGCTTACACATTATTATATGTTTATGTATGTCTGTCAATTATTATTTAAGTTTGAGCGGTTTGAAGCAGCTGACTATAATTATATAGATCCCTTTTACTTTGCTTTGGAATGGGAAACAATTAGTAAAAGGAGAAAGGCAGCAAGTGACCTTGAAGGTTTTAGAGTAATCAAAGATAACACTCAAAAGCTCTTTGTTCACATCCATACTATGTCACATCTTAGTTATAACTCCTTTAATAATGAAAATTCTTTTATGAACTATAGAGAATTATTAGATCTATTAGAAGAAAATGGTCAGCGGCAACAATTTTTTGACGAGCTTAGAGTATGGATTCATAAATATTGTGTTTGGGCTAATGTTGAATTGAAAGAAGAACCCAAAAGTTTAGAAGATGCTTTTAAAAACTTACACGAGTGTTTACAACAGGGGATGAATAAACAAGCCTGTGATAAATTCGGAAAGAATATCTTAGACATTGGAGCGAATGAATTTTTAAAGAACAGAGGTGGAGGCATTGGTTATGTTTTAAATGCCAACCACGATTTTTTGCTACTTTTAACAGCCGTGTGTGTTAAAGACCAACGGATTCCATTAAATAAACTATTTGAGGAATTTAATAATAGAGGCCTTGCCTTTGATTTGCATTCGAAAAAAGAAATTATTAATCTATTAGATTCTTTAAATATTATTGACAAAAAAAGTGATAGTGGTGATGCACAGTATGTCAAGCCAATTCTATAA
- the dptF gene encoding DNA phosphorothioation-dependent restriction protein DptF, whose protein sequence is MYEHKYFLSFLEGLAGNAALSAKKMDELMFEDPASSIVKARMFSEELINEVFKNEQINLSHISTLYERISFLSRNGYITKEVQQNLDQIRLIGNKAAHNGNFNDMREAFKLHKVMYQIALWFYEVYSLEELKIPPYDHPKPKSNNIDDIRDIVKKQIREEMASQEADVTTGQISEPEGISTEEESVIIKDLDGNESYLIRELRRLQDSSLEAVENIHEFSSFKKYIHVERKVQRDLEDLLQKNHGNNKPTLILLCGSVGDGKSHLLSYLRENKSQLLEEYTIFNDATESFSPEKDAMETLEENLKEFSDEQLNKSNKKAILAINMGVLHNFINRNHKKHTFTNLINFVEKSELFTQKITTTYSQDCFDLLSFGDYHTYELTNTGPQSNFFNALMRKVFDKNVDNPFYAAYKEDYNKGIQTIIHKNYEFLQDHFVQKQIINLVIQTVVKDKLVVSARAFLNFIANILIPDEGVYDETLTDIELIQYSVPSLLFKKGERSSILSSISKLDPIHTRSEHIDEIVIKLNTMDNWEDIVTNYVQSDHARKSLAPFLNKDEGLSPQVFDDFLKSLVRLVYLTNDNFSSKIIDQSFKDYMMYLYYFNSGEKIKIREFYERFKQAIYEWKGSPDNNYIYINKSIEKFRLAQTLNIKPSIDHLEFNKKDVIESFKPTIVVGYHDGDKENTLYIEIDFTLYKLLTKVLNGYCPNKKDEEDAIKFVEFIEKIMKFGSKKEELMIHIPKEQRFYKLRRDDFDTFVFERV, encoded by the coding sequence ATGTACGAACACAAATATTTTTTGAGTTTCTTAGAAGGACTTGCAGGAAACGCGGCCTTAAGTGCTAAGAAAATGGACGAATTAATGTTTGAAGACCCAGCTAGTTCTATAGTAAAAGCAAGAATGTTTTCTGAAGAACTAATCAATGAAGTATTTAAGAATGAACAAATCAATTTATCTCATATCTCAACTTTATATGAAAGGATATCATTTCTTTCAAGAAATGGATACATTACTAAGGAAGTACAACAGAATCTAGATCAAATTAGGTTAATAGGGAATAAGGCTGCCCATAATGGCAACTTTAATGACATGAGAGAAGCCTTTAAACTACATAAAGTTATGTATCAAATAGCCCTATGGTTTTATGAAGTTTATTCATTGGAAGAGTTGAAAATCCCTCCTTATGACCATCCAAAGCCCAAGTCTAATAATATAGATGATATACGAGATATAGTTAAAAAGCAAATAAGAGAAGAGATGGCTAGCCAAGAAGCAGATGTAACTACAGGTCAAATATCCGAACCTGAAGGCATATCAACGGAGGAAGAATCAGTTATTATAAAGGACCTTGATGGAAACGAAAGTTACTTAATAAGAGAGTTAAGAAGACTTCAAGATTCTTCTCTGGAAGCGGTTGAAAATATTCATGAATTTAGTAGTTTTAAAAAATACATTCATGTGGAACGTAAAGTTCAAAGGGACTTAGAAGATTTATTGCAAAAAAATCACGGAAACAACAAACCTACTCTCATTCTTTTATGTGGAAGCGTAGGTGACGGGAAATCACATCTATTATCCTATCTAAGGGAAAATAAATCGCAATTACTTGAAGAATACACAATTTTTAATGATGCAACTGAAAGTTTTTCCCCAGAGAAGGATGCCATGGAGACTCTTGAGGAAAATCTTAAAGAATTTTCTGATGAACAGCTCAATAAGTCAAATAAGAAAGCCATTCTTGCGATTAATATGGGTGTTTTGCATAATTTCATTAATCGTAATCATAAGAAACACACCTTTACTAACCTAATTAACTTTGTTGAAAAAAGTGAACTTTTTACGCAAAAAATTACTACAACGTACAGTCAAGATTGTTTTGACCTGCTAAGCTTTGGTGATTATCACACTTATGAACTCACAAATACTGGGCCACAATCAAATTTTTTTAATGCTCTTATGAGGAAAGTGTTTGATAAAAATGTGGATAACCCTTTCTATGCAGCCTATAAAGAGGATTATAATAAGGGGATTCAAACAATTATCCATAAAAATTATGAATTTCTGCAAGATCATTTTGTTCAAAAGCAAATTATTAATTTGGTCATACAAACAGTCGTAAAAGATAAATTAGTTGTTTCTGCAAGAGCATTTCTTAACTTTATTGCTAATATCCTAATACCGGATGAAGGTGTGTATGATGAAACACTGACTGATATTGAGCTCATTCAATACTCTGTTCCAAGTCTTCTTTTTAAAAAAGGCGAACGCTCTTCCATTTTAAGTTCTATCAGTAAGCTTGATCCTATTCACACAAGGTCAGAGCATATTGATGAAATTGTAATAAAGCTAAATACTATGGATAACTGGGAAGATATCGTTACAAATTATGTACAGTCTGATCATGCTAGAAAAAGTTTGGCTCCCTTTTTGAATAAAGATGAAGGACTTTCTCCGCAGGTCTTTGATGACTTTCTTAAGTCTTTAGTTAGACTAGTTTATTTAACAAATGATAACTTTTCATCCAAAATTATCGATCAATCTTTTAAAGATTATATGATGTACTTATATTACTTTAATTCGGGTGAAAAGATAAAAATTCGTGAGTTCTATGAGCGATTTAAACAAGCTATTTATGAGTGGAAAGGGAGTCCTGACAACAATTATATTTACATTAATAAATCAATAGAAAAGTTCCGGCTAGCTCAAACACTAAATATCAAGCCATCAATAGATCACTTGGAATTTAATAAGAAGGATGTCATTGAATCTTTTAAGCCAACCATAGTTGTTGGTTACCATGATGGCGATAAAGAAAATACTTTATATATTGAAATTGATTTTACATTATATAAGTTGCTCACTAAAGTACTGAATGGTTATTGTCCTAACAAGAAAGATGAAGAAGACGCGATTAAATTCGTGGAATTCATTGAAAAAATAATGAAATTCGGTAGCAAAAAAGAAGAATTAATGATTCATATACCTAAAGAGCAACGATTTTATAAGCTCAGAAGGGATGATTTTGATACGTTTGTTTTTGAGAGGGTGTAA
- a CDS encoding type I restriction endonuclease, translating to MDEFYQQIKGLAKKIDNLKDSIETEEATKTSTIMPFIQLLGYDVFNPEEVVPEFVADVGIKKGEKIDYAIKQGGEPVILIEAKAINEKLDKHDSQLYRYFGTTKAKFAILTNGVQYKFYTDLEEANKMDKKPFFVFDMLDLRDTKIQELEKFKKSGFDVDHVLNTASELKYSSEIKQFIASQWSDPSDEFIKFILADIYQGLKTKKVVDNFRETVKNSLNQFVSEKVNDKLQQALNSTSNTIENEQAQEEAAATTEQEVDNEQTEPEIVTTEEEIEGYVHIKMLLKEHVDTERLYYRDNRSYFNVLLDDNIRRWVCRLGLNSNNKYIQLNDTNKSQYRIDSVEDVLKYKDEIIQVAKQFM from the coding sequence ATGGATGAATTTTATCAACAGATTAAAGGCTTAGCTAAGAAAATAGACAATTTGAAAGACAGTATTGAAACAGAAGAGGCAACAAAAACATCAACAATCATGCCGTTTATACAATTACTCGGTTATGATGTGTTTAATCCCGAGGAAGTGGTACCTGAGTTTGTTGCCGATGTTGGAATAAAGAAAGGGGAAAAGATTGACTACGCCATCAAACAAGGTGGAGAGCCAGTTATTCTGATAGAGGCGAAGGCGATTAATGAAAAGCTAGACAAACATGATTCCCAGTTGTATAGATACTTCGGCACAACAAAAGCCAAATTTGCCATACTGACGAATGGTGTTCAATATAAGTTTTATACTGATTTAGAAGAAGCTAATAAAATGGATAAAAAACCGTTTTTCGTATTTGACATGCTAGATTTACGAGATACAAAGATCCAAGAGCTAGAAAAATTCAAGAAAAGTGGCTTCGATGTTGATCATGTTTTGAATACCGCATCAGAATTAAAGTATTCTAGTGAGATTAAACAATTTATTGCTAGTCAATGGTCTGATCCATCCGACGAATTTATTAAATTCATTCTTGCTGATATATACCAAGGGTTAAAAACAAAAAAAGTTGTGGATAATTTTAGAGAAACCGTTAAGAATTCATTAAATCAATTTGTCAGTGAGAAGGTTAATGACAAGCTTCAACAAGCTTTGAATTCTACAAGTAATACTATTGAAAATGAACAGGCACAAGAAGAGGCCGCTGCTACAACCGAGCAAGAAGTTGACAATGAGCAAACAGAGCCTGAGATTGTGACCACAGAAGAAGAAATAGAAGGCTATGTACACATAAAAATGTTGCTCAAAGAACATGTTGATACCGAGCGCTTATATTATCGTGATAATCGAAGCTATTTTAATGTTTTACTTGATGATAATATTCGCAGGTGGGTCTGTAGGCTAGGTTTAAATTCAAACAATAAGTATATTCAACTTAATGATACCAATAAAAGCCAATATAGGATTGATAGTGTGGAAGATGTTTTGAAATATAAAGATGAAATTATTCAAGTGGCTAAGCAGTTTATGTAA
- a CDS encoding DUF4357 domain-containing protein: protein MDQTIPTQSFVPEWRQADLFDIFGTMKLLLSTLGYPVFEPLRDENSDDAQADDHSVFYCKSSGITAKGELTYDGFVVFEGSGMVLEPVESFKQRFTHHMARIEQMIDDGVVIQRDNKYIFQTDYLFNSPSMAADCILKRSSNGWVEWKDVNGRTLDEVKRKV from the coding sequence GTGGATCAGACGATACCCACGCAGTCATTTGTTCCGGAATGGCGACAAGCGGATCTCTTTGATATTTTTGGCACAATGAAACTTCTGCTATCGACGCTTGGTTATCCGGTCTTTGAACCATTAAGAGATGAGAATTCAGATGACGCTCAAGCAGATGATCACAGCGTGTTCTATTGTAAAAGTAGTGGCATTACTGCCAAAGGGGAGTTAACGTATGATGGTTTTGTCGTTTTCGAAGGCTCGGGGATGGTCTTAGAACCTGTGGAAAGCTTTAAGCAGCGTTTTACTCATCATATGGCACGGATTGAACAGATGATCGATGACGGTGTGGTTATCCAAAGGGATAATAAATATATTTTTCAAACCGACTACTTGTTCAACTCACCTTCTATGGCGGCTGATTGTATTTTGAAAAGGTCGAGCAATGGTTGGGTTGAGTGGAAGGATGTGAATGGGAGAACATTGGATGAGGTGAAGCGAAAGGTTTAA
- a CDS encoding sporulation histidine kinase inhibitor Sda, with product MRGLNRLSDELLMDSFYQAKQLELDDDFIELLQNELKRRSLSVKC from the coding sequence ATGAGAGGATTAAATCGCCTATCTGATGAACTTTTAATGGATTCATTTTATCAAGCTAAGCAATTAGAGCTTGATGATGATTTTATTGAACTGTTACAAAATGAGCTCAAGCGACGTTCGCTCTCAGTCAAATGCTGA